One genomic segment of Desulfosporosinus sp. Sb-LF includes these proteins:
- the spoVAD gene encoding stage V sporulation protein AD, protein MLKGHQTWVFETKPTIIASAAVGGPYEAQGLLASDFDLLHGDIRLGQDSFEKAEQKLQEQACEIAIKKANMKKEDVQFLLSGDLINQIFPSSFSARTLSVPFLGLYGACSTSMEGLSLASLLVDSKFAKNALVCVSSHNAASEKQFRYPTEYGSQKPPTAQWTVTGSGAALVADQGEGPKVTASTIGRVIDMGLSDPFNMGAAMAPAAVDTLEAHFRDLDRDPSYYDLIATGDLGRVGHRIAGDLLKKHGLNIPEGIFTDCGILIYKEDQPVVMAGGSGCGCAAVTTFGHFLNRMRKGELRKILVIATGALLSPMSYQQKESIPSIAHAVCIEI, encoded by the coding sequence ATGTTAAAAGGTCATCAGACCTGGGTTTTCGAGACAAAACCCACCATTATCGCTTCAGCTGCAGTAGGGGGACCCTATGAAGCGCAAGGTCTATTAGCTTCCGATTTCGACCTCCTCCATGGAGATATCCGACTTGGACAAGATAGCTTTGAAAAAGCGGAACAAAAACTGCAAGAACAGGCCTGTGAGATAGCTATAAAAAAGGCCAATATGAAAAAGGAAGATGTTCAGTTTTTGCTTAGCGGAGATTTGATCAACCAGATTTTCCCCAGCAGTTTTTCTGCTCGTACTTTGTCCGTTCCTTTTCTAGGGCTTTATGGTGCTTGTTCTACTTCTATGGAAGGGTTGTCACTGGCCTCCCTTCTTGTCGATAGTAAATTTGCCAAGAATGCTTTAGTCTGCGTATCCAGCCATAATGCAGCTTCGGAAAAACAGTTCAGGTATCCAACAGAATATGGTTCCCAAAAACCGCCCACAGCCCAATGGACTGTAACGGGATCAGGAGCCGCTCTGGTTGCTGATCAGGGAGAAGGTCCAAAAGTAACGGCATCAACTATCGGGCGAGTGATTGATATGGGGCTTTCTGATCCCTTCAATATGGGGGCAGCAATGGCTCCAGCAGCAGTTGATACCCTTGAAGCACATTTTAGAGATTTAGATCGAGATCCCAGTTATTATGATCTGATTGCCACGGGTGACCTTGGTAGAGTTGGTCATAGGATTGCAGGCGATTTATTAAAAAAGCATGGTCTTAACATACCCGAAGGGATCTTCACAGATTGCGGGATTTTAATCTACAAGGAGGATCAACCTGTCGTTATGGCTGGTGGCAGTGGATGCGGTTGTGCTGCAGTGACGACCTTTGGCCACTTTCTAAATCGCATGCGTAAGGGAGAGTTAAGAAAGATCCTAGTCATTGCCACAGGCGCCTTACTTTCTCCTATGTCCTACCAGCAGAAAGAAAGTATCCCTTCGATTGCCCATGCAGTATGCATCGAGATCTAA
- the spoVAE gene encoding stage V sporulation protein AE produces the protein MEKFLWAFIVGGLICVIGQLMLDGLKLTPAHTTSTLVVVGAILGGLGLYDPLVKFAGAGATIPICSFGNSLVKGALKEFDSTGLIGVLTGIFQITSAGISAAIIFGFLGALVFKPKG, from the coding sequence ATGGAGAAATTTTTATGGGCTTTTATAGTGGGCGGTTTGATTTGTGTGATTGGACAGTTAATGCTCGATGGACTAAAACTAACCCCTGCCCATACGACAAGTACCTTAGTCGTCGTGGGAGCGATTCTTGGAGGATTGGGGCTTTATGATCCACTTGTCAAATTTGCTGGTGCAGGAGCAACGATACCTATATGCAGTTTTGGCAATTCTTTGGTAAAAGGCGCTTTAAAGGAATTTGATTCTACTGGCCTTATCGGGGTTTTAACCGGTATCTTTCAGATTACAAGTGCAGGTATATCTGCTGCGATCATCTTTGGCTTCCTTGGGGCACTCGTATTTAAACCCAAAGGTTAA
- a CDS encoding DUF1657 domain-containing protein yields MTVGTQMQQAIATIQSAAATMKTFSLETQDQQAKKTFEQLAQTFDSALTELKGREQYIKQQEPQYKQ; encoded by the coding sequence ATGACCGTTGGAACACAAATGCAACAAGCCATCGCTACAATTCAAAGTGCAGCTGCTACTATGAAGACATTTTCTTTAGAAACTCAGGACCAACAAGCTAAGAAAACCTTTGAGCAACTCGCCCAAACCTTTGATTCAGCTCTTACTGAGTTAAAAGGAAGAGAGCAGTACATTAAGCAACAGGAACCTCAATACAAACAATAA
- a CDS encoding RidA family protein, whose amino-acid sequence MNKQIINTPNAPAAIGPYSQGVKLGNLIFTSGQLPLNPQSGELVADIEGATKQSLDNLKAILESQGSSMDKVIKTVVFLRDMNDFAAMNTVYATYFSSNPPARSAVQVARLPKDAIIEIEAIALAE is encoded by the coding sequence ATGAATAAACAAATCATTAATACTCCAAATGCACCTGCAGCCATTGGCCCTTACTCTCAGGGTGTCAAGTTAGGAAACCTGATTTTCACGTCTGGACAGCTCCCGCTAAACCCACAAAGTGGAGAACTGGTCGCTGATATCGAAGGAGCAACCAAACAATCCTTAGATAATCTCAAAGCGATTTTAGAGTCTCAAGGCTCTTCCATGGACAAAGTCATTAAAACCGTGGTTTTTCTACGTGACATGAATGACTTCGCAGCAATGAATACCGTTTATGCTACCTATTTCTCAAGTAACCCTCCCGCTCGTTCGGCTGTACAGGTCGCGCGTTTGCCTAAAGACGCCATTATTGAAATTGAAGCAATTGCTCTGGCCGAATAA
- a CDS encoding universal stress protein: MFKKILVATDASEYSRRALITALEFARTYHAEIELLFVTYIREAYWGYNVAYSVLVPQEEIEQGGELAIEATLKGIDVGDVPLKKKVVQGYPATLILEEVENEAIDLVVMGSHGYGPISGSVLGSVSQRVLQKAKCPVLIVK, from the coding sequence ATGTTTAAAAAGATATTGGTGGCAACGGATGCCTCGGAGTATTCGCGTCGAGCGTTAATAACTGCTCTAGAATTTGCACGGACATATCACGCTGAAATTGAACTTCTGTTCGTTACGTACATCCGGGAAGCCTATTGGGGTTATAATGTAGCTTATAGTGTATTAGTTCCGCAGGAAGAAATTGAACAGGGAGGGGAGCTCGCAATAGAAGCTACACTTAAAGGAATCGATGTTGGGGATGTCCCTTTGAAGAAGAAAGTAGTACAGGGATACCCGGCAACTCTTATCTTGGAAGAAGTCGAAAATGAAGCCATCGATTTAGTGGTCATGGGGAGTCATGGATATGGCCCGATTTCTGGTTCCGTGTTAGGCAGTGTGAGCCAGCGTGTCCTCCAAAAGGCGAAATGCCCTGTTCTTATTGTTAAATGA
- a CDS encoding ferritin, with protein sequence MQNEKMIQAINDQVNKEFFSAYFYLAMQAYFSSLNLDGFANYFRVQIQEERDHALGFFNYLNKIGGKVTLTEIGKPQNEFSSPQEVFELALKHEQFVTQSIYSLMDIAREVKDHTTEIFLQWFITEQAEEEENMGRVLNKLKLINGDGAGIFMIDSELAQRIYTPAIIPGVPV encoded by the coding sequence ATGCAAAACGAAAAAATGATTCAAGCTATCAATGATCAGGTGAACAAAGAATTCTTCTCAGCTTATTTCTATCTTGCCATGCAAGCTTATTTCTCATCCCTAAACCTAGATGGATTTGCCAATTACTTCCGTGTTCAGATTCAGGAAGAACGCGATCATGCCCTAGGTTTCTTTAACTATCTGAACAAGATTGGCGGTAAGGTAACTTTAACCGAAATCGGAAAACCCCAAAACGAATTTTCAAGTCCCCAAGAAGTCTTCGAACTTGCTTTAAAACATGAGCAATTTGTTACCCAGTCCATTTATTCTCTTATGGACATTGCACGAGAAGTCAAAGATCATACGACAGAAATTTTTCTCCAATGGTTCATCACGGAACAGGCGGAAGAAGAGGAGAATATGGGCCGTGTTCTCAACAAACTTAAACTTATTAACGGGGACGGAGCTGGAATCTTTATGATCGATAGCGAGCTCGCCCAACGCATCTATACGCCGGCTATCATTCCTGGAGTACCGGTTTAA